CCGATCCAAATTCAGCTGCTCCTTCCCGAGCTCATACTTGCCCTTGGTGGGATTTTTGTTCTTCTCTGCGTCTTCGCGAGGAGAGAATCTCCCGATCTCACACTCTATCTGACTCTCTTCACAATCGCCCTGTCCGGGATTTCTCTCTCTCTGGCGAGCGACTTCCGGCTTGTCAGCGGAGACAGGCTGCCGCTTCTTTTCATGGACAGTTTTTCTACGTACTCGAGGGCTGTCTTTCTTCTCAGCTCTTTCCTGGTTGCAATTTTCTCGAGACCATATGTTGAAAGGGAGAGAATTCCTTCTCCCGAATACTTCTCGCTCATTCTGTTTTCGACTTGCGGCATGAATCTCCTTGCCTCCGCCAGGGATCTTCTTGTTGTCTTCATGGGGCTTGAGCTTCTTTCGATTTCGCTGTGGGCACTCACCGCAATTCACAAACGCGACCCGAGATCCAACGAAGCCTCTCTCAAGTTTTTTCTCCTGAGCGCATTTGCGAGCGGCTTCTTTCTCTACGGAATGGCGTTTGCATTCGGAGCAACCGGGACTTTCTCTTTGGCCGGAGTTCGGGAAGAAACCTTCCTGGGCGGATTCGGGCAGACCGCTTCCTTTGTCAGTTTCGGACTCATTCTTGTTGGCCTCGGATTCAAAGTTGGATTGGTTCCTTTTCACATGTGGATTCCCGATGTTTACGAAGGCGCACCGACCCCCGTCACTGCGTTTCTCTCGGCAGGTCCCAAGGTTGCAGGTTTTGCCGCACTTGCAAGAATTCTGGCCTGGATGTTTCCTGAGCTGCCCTACACCTGGGAGAGTGTTCTGGCAATCCTTGCTCTTGTTACGATGACATTCGGAAACCTCCTGGCGATAGCCCAGGAGGACATAAAGAGAATGCTTGCGTACTCAAGCATAGCGCACGCGGGGTATATGCTGGTCGGAGTAATCTCGCTCGAAGGCGCAGGAAACGCTCCGCTTCTTTTCTACTTTCTCGTTTACTCAATTATGAGTATCGGTGCGTTTTCAATTGTGCTCTTGCTTGAAAAAAGGGACATTCCCGCAAATGCTCTCACCGGCTTTTCGGGACTGTCGAAGACCAATCCGCTGGTCGCATTCTCAATGGCAGTCTTCATGATAGCCCTGTCGGGCATACCGCCTACCGCCGGTTTCGCCGGGAAGTTCTATGTTTTTGGCGCTGCAGTAAAATCGGGATACGTCTGGCTCGCGGTGGCGGGCGTCCTGAACAGCGTTATCTCAGTGTTCTACTATCTCAGGGTCGTTGTATTAATGTATATGAGAGAACCCGCAGAAGGAGCTGCACCTTTCAAAGTAGATTCCTCAATAGGAATGGTAGTCTTCATCTCACTCCTCGGCGTCCTTCTTCTGGGCTTGTTCCCTCATCTCGGGTCTGAGGCATTCCTGTTCAGGGCATCAGAGATCGTGAGCTTCTTGCGTTAGCCGCTGTGCCGTCTTCCGCTTCAATGATTGGGAGACAGTCATGAATGCAGAAGAGAACGAAGCCCTTTCTGGATGGCTGAGCTGGCTCTGCGTGGGGGTGCTCTTCCTCAGCGCAGC
The window above is part of the Candidatus Eisenbacteria bacterium genome. Proteins encoded here:
- a CDS encoding NADH-quinone oxidoreductase subunit N; this encodes MQVLEPIQIQLLLPELILALGGIFVLLCVFARRESPDLTLYLTLFTIALSGISLSLASDFRLVSGDRLPLLFMDSFSTYSRAVFLLSSFLVAIFSRPYVERERIPSPEYFSLILFSTCGMNLLASARDLLVVFMGLELLSISLWALTAIHKRDPRSNEASLKFFLLSAFASGFFLYGMAFAFGATGTFSLAGVREETFLGGFGQTASFVSFGLILVGLGFKVGLVPFHMWIPDVYEGAPTPVTAFLSAGPKVAGFAALARILAWMFPELPYTWESVLAILALVTMTFGNLLAIAQEDIKRMLAYSSIAHAGYMLVGVISLEGAGNAPLLFYFLVYSIMSIGAFSIVLLLEKRDIPANALTGFSGLSKTNPLVAFSMAVFMIALSGIPPTAGFAGKFYVFGAAVKSGYVWLAVAGVLNSVISVFYYLRVVVLMYMREPAEGAAPFKVDSSIGMVVFISLLGVLLLGLFPHLGSEAFLFRASEIVSFLR